The Faecalibacterium prausnitzii genome includes a window with the following:
- a CDS encoding glycosyltransferase — protein MNQPLVSIILPVYNAQNHLARCVGSICAQTYSNIEIIILNDGSKDQSLPVCEEFRAKDPRIVLVDKENSGVADTRNLGLKLAGGKYVQFVDSDDYLDPDFTAALVAAAEEHTADLVIAPYKMVIPAGASKPEQVLDKIQDELGVMSVARPPEMREYGFLPAGVYDKDTFALRLMDKPASYFYSVLWNKLYRRDLLTRNDIQFVSEMHWAEDLVFNLRYIQYAETFVSIGKAGYYYVQNPQSICHTQVHVSTVVQNKLQVFRYYKDLYTRLGMYEEVRPQLYKFLVDIAESTYPSGPFKKAIDEAKAYWKEHKPEQE, from the coding sequence ATGAATCAGCCCCTTGTCAGCATCATCCTGCCCGTGTACAACGCCCAGAACCATCTGGCCCGCTGCGTGGGCAGCATCTGCGCACAGACCTATTCCAACATCGAGATCATCATCCTGAACGACGGTTCCAAAGACCAGAGCCTGCCCGTCTGCGAAGAGTTCCGCGCCAAAGACCCCCGCATCGTGCTGGTGGACAAGGAAAACTCCGGCGTAGCGGACACCCGCAACCTGGGCCTGAAGCTGGCCGGCGGCAAGTATGTGCAGTTCGTGGACAGCGACGACTATCTCGACCCGGACTTCACAGCCGCTCTCGTGGCTGCGGCCGAGGAGCACACCGCCGACCTCGTCATCGCACCTTACAAAATGGTCATCCCGGCGGGCGCTTCCAAGCCCGAACAGGTGCTCGATAAGATCCAGGACGAGCTGGGCGTCATGAGCGTCGCCCGGCCCCCGGAGATGCGGGAGTACGGCTTTCTGCCCGCAGGCGTTTATGACAAGGACACCTTCGCCCTCCGCCTGATGGACAAGCCCGCCTCCTATTTTTACAGCGTGCTCTGGAACAAGCTCTACCGCCGCGACCTCCTGACCCGGAACGACATCCAGTTCGTCAGCGAGATGCACTGGGCCGAAGACCTCGTCTTCAACCTGCGGTATATCCAGTACGCCGAGACCTTCGTTTCCATCGGCAAGGCCGGTTATTACTACGTCCAGAACCCGCAGAGCATCTGCCACACCCAGGTCCACGTATCCACCGTGGTGCAGAACAAGCTGCAGGTGTTCCGCTATTACAAAGACCTCTACACCCGCCTGGGCATGTATGAGGAGGTGCGCCCCCAGCTGTACAAGTTTCTGGTGGACATCGCCGAGAGCACCTACCCCTCCGGCCCGTTCAAAAAGGCCATTGATGAGGCAAAAGCCTACTGGAAAGAGCACAAACCGGAACAGGAATGA